Genomic window (Phragmites australis chromosome 5, lpPhrAust1.1, whole genome shotgun sequence):
AggtccaccacctcctcctccagccgCTCCGTAGACATATCCCGGATCTCCTCCAGCTCCTGCTCCCTCTTCGCCATCTGCACCACCGCGGCCGCGGCGCCCCTTCCAGCCGCCGGctgcggcgccgccgccagtgCAGGGAAGAACCGCGTCGCCGGCGCGCCACCTGCGCGGAGGCCGAGGAAGGCCGTGCGAGGCGCGGGGGCGGCGACGCCTCCGGGAGTGGAGGCGAGGGGTGATGCCGCGGCGAGTGACATCGTCGCCATTGTTCTTCCGCTGCGCTCGCGTTTGCGCTATCGTAGTTTGGGCTCGACCGCTCGATGATGGTGtggtttatctttttttttgaaacagaTGGTGTGGTTTATCTGGTTGCCCTGCTGGGCTTGGCGGCCCGAATCTTGAAGCGTGATGCGTGATCccaaaactacaatttttaaCTTGTGTCTCTAATAAATTTTATCTCCTCTAAGTAACTGTTCAAATAGACACATATGGACCACCCACTTTAATCCTGGAGGTGGCAAGTGACAAAAATCGCCGTTCCGAGAGAAATGTTAACGTCAAAGAGACTTGTGAGAAGAGAGTTGGAATCGAGAGAGGAAAGCATGCTAAGGATTAACATGGATTGATATGACTTTAGGAAAACTAAATTATAAAAAGAATCATGTTCACTTATTATGTGTTTTATCataaaaattaaaacaataaTTATACATAGCAAAGTCACATGTCATGAATATCTACCAACCTCTTTGAATGGTAGTCGTCTATGTGCGTAAGGGATGAATAcaattcaatattttttatatgaatgTATTACTTAGAGCATCTGATAATCAGATAGAATAATGAATCAAAATAAAAAGTATTATTATATCATTGGTTAcgtaaatagaaaaaaatgtagAAGGTGCTCTATGAACAAGATAAACATGAATAATTTTAAATCTCTTTCATCCAACTTTCTGCCCACCTAAAAGATATAATCCTTTCCTATAGGTACTCTCCGAGTCTGGTCATGCACCTGGTGCTCGAGGCCCAGATGTCTGAAATCACAAACTACTTCACCAAGAAAAACGAAAAATTGCCCATGTCAACAGAAGAAAAGCCATCAGTGAGGATCTCCAATAAAAGTCTATTTTTCATAAGTCCTATGCAACAAGCGTGAatgtgaaggaaaaaaaaaatcaaaatccaagttACTTGGGGCTATTTTGTTAGGAGTATGGGCGTGTGTGGTTTACAAACCGAGTCGCTCAGGCATTTTTTTGGCGTTGACCGCACCTACGCGTGCGTTTGGTTGCTGGCCAAATCGTTGGGGCTCCCACTCAGTGTTAGCATGCTAGTTCATTTTCTCACTGATGCTAGGTgaatgtaggtgatgaaaaagCTACATCAAATATTTAACGAGCCCACGCTTTAGCAGGGCGAGCTACGGCGAAAACCAAACATACTATATATGTCAAATTGCATTGGAAAATTGTTAATACAAGACGACCTCAGGTGCGCACACCATTAGTGTCCGTGCAAGAACTCACACCCCACAGTAAAAAAAGCAAGGATCAACCCCATCCAGGGTTACAGCCTCTTATTGTTTTGCAGTCAATGAAAACCGTTTTGAGTctcttctaacaattttttgcCTTATGTTATGATCATGATCGTAACACAGTAAACAGTAAACAATACTCGATATTCATCTCTTATTATTGTAACATATAAGTGGGGTATTTATAAGCACACCTCAACTACTCTCATCATCATTACACTTATATCTATTATTTgcagaaatattttttctaacaCTAGATAATATCTCAGAATATTCTCAGGGTATTATCGTCATTATCTACCTACAGTACCTTATGCAACCAAATTCCAACACACGTCCTAGACGAATCCACATTGAACCCTCCACTAGGGCCACTGACAATCTCCCTCTAGCATTTTCCTTGTCGGGTTCTGACTAACACGCAGACTTTTTTTTAGGCGAGCCTTCGCTCTGTCGTCAAAGGTTCTCGTGTCGCCTCTCTTGTGCCTCAGAGCTTCACCATGCCCCTTCATCCTTCAGGCCTCATCTTTGAACTTTGTCCCTTAGACTTCGCTATACCTTTTTAAGTCTAACTCCTATAGAGCGTAAAGGAAAATTTCTCGACGTTAGTGTCGTTACTTTAGTTTTAAGATTGATCATTATGACAAAGTCAATGAACAGGAGTCCATTACGTATCATCCATCCAACATAAGATAtgagaaagaggaagagaaaagaaagtgATCCTCTGCAAGGACAAGATACTCTGATATTGCTTGTCAGAGAAGAACAATGTCATGACTTTACCAGCTATTGGATTAGAAATAGATAGCCAAGATCTAGTGATACAGAGTTACTACAGTAACTATGTTATAGCAAATCCAGTACATGATTTCTAGAACATCCACGCTCTCATATAAACTATAGTAACCATGTTACAGTAAATCCAATACATAATTTCTATGAACATCCATATGCTTATAAACTACGGTAACCATGTAACAGCAAATCAAACTACTGTTCCTGTCGGCAGAGGAACCGGATCCCCTCTGCAACCGCCGGTGCCCCCACTCGATGCCCATACACGCACGGGCACACCTGATGCCGGGTGAAAGCGACGCACGGTCCCTTGGAAAAGCCAGAAAGCAAGGCAATAGTCGGCGCTCGGGCAGCCCCACCCGCCGCCGACCACCCCCGTCGCCCTCTGCCGTCCTCGGCCCGCAAGCGCCAACAACGTACTCCCCCCTCCGCAAGCCACAGCAATATACCAAAACCGGCTCTGTTTTACTAATCCATCCGCTTCGCGGAGAAGCatctcctcctcagcctcctcctcccctccccccctcctctctctccctccattCCTTCcactctcctcttctcctctccccGCACCCCGGCACCTCGTTTTTTCCCATCGGTGTCAGCGAGGAGAGCGACGAAGCGGAGGACGCAGACGCCGCCCCCCAGATCTAGGGTTTCGCGGCCACGCTGTGCCTTCCAGAAGCCTCGCCACCTCCCGCGCGCCcttcgaggagagagagaaagagaggctACGCCATGAGGGCTACCGGAGAGCACACGGCCGCCGTGCCCATCCCTGCCCCGCCACCTtctccgccggcggcggcgttcGCGGCGGAGGACGccgagaaggagaggaggaggaaccgtCGCCGACCCGCGCGGCGCCTCAGGCAGCCCCTCGTCGCCGCGCCGCAGGGCACGCACGTGGACGCGGCAGGGCCGAGGTCGTGCAGATCGATGCCGCCCACGTGCATGCACGTGGGCGGCACCCGGCTCGACGCCGCCGAGGTGGAGGCGTCCGCAGCGGGGACGAGCCAGTCCTGCCCCCTTCTGCCCACGCCGAACCGTGCGGAGGCGCCGGTGGCGAGGGTGGGCGGGGGAGCTGCGGGGAGGCGGTACTTCCAGGCTCACTGGCCTGAGCAGGACGTGGAGGAGGCCATCAAGGTATTTGCTGGTACCATGGGAGGTTTCCAGCTTCGTGGTAGTGATTTTGCGTGAACCGGCACACTGATTTGCTTCCTTTGTCACACAGAGAGGGAATGCGTTTGTGGGGAAGCTCCGTGTGAATGCACACAACCGAAATGAGGTAAGTGTGGGCAACCGCCCCGCAGTTTGATTACTACTATAGTACTGTTCCCCAGCAACTGCGTGGTAACGTTTGATTCGTGTGATTTTGTAGGCGTACTGCACGATTGATGGGATTCCGGTGGATATTCTCATTACAGGGTTGGCACAAAACAGAGCGGTAAGTTGAGGTCTTCATGCCTGCACTAACTGATCGGGTGTATTACAAAGGTGCCCCGTAAGGACATATTAGTGGATACTGGATAATGCAAGGCC
Coding sequences:
- the LOC133919829 gene encoding large ribosomal subunit protein uL29c-like translates to MATMSLAAASPLASTPGGVAAPAPRTAFLGLRAGGAPATRFFPALAAAPQPAAGRGAAAAVVQMAKREQELEEIRDMSTERLEEEVVDLKGELFLLRLKRSARQEFKNSEFGRMRKRIARMLTVKREREIEQGINKRLSRKLDRKWKQSIVVRPPPSLRENKEE